A part of Halobacillus shinanisalinarum genomic DNA contains:
- a CDS encoding aldehyde dehydrogenase family protein codes for MHTKIKAMKMLIGGKWVSAKDTFEVRNPQDNELIARVPLASKQDMTLAIEEAERTYRNTQVWPTHERITILNRVANYMKEHAEEFARLIASEGSKTINEARGEVKRATQTIQISAEEARRMNGETINFDQNEGSENRVGYQYRFPVGVIGAVTPFNDPLNLVAHKIGPAIASGNAIVVKPASVTPLSALKLAEAFVESGLPEGFLSVVTGSGRQLGDTLVTHPSVKMISFTGGPNAGEKITQRAGAKKISMELGSNSPVIVLKDADLHDAVQSTVSGAFSAVGQNCIGVQRIYVEREIYSTFLDTFVNRTAELIVGDKMDELTDVGPMIEQREAERVEAWVNEAVADGAEIEVGGKREGVYYYPTVLTNVPATAKIAKEEIFGPVVLIQPVEDLNQAIEQANNVDYGLQAGIFTSNIHHAFYTIKHMNVGGVMINDSSDYRIDAMPFGGTKGSGVGREGVRYAIESMTESKVVCFRLQENML; via the coding sequence ATGCATACAAAAATAAAGGCGATGAAGATGTTGATTGGCGGAAAATGGGTTAGTGCCAAAGACACGTTCGAAGTGCGCAACCCTCAAGATAATGAACTGATCGCTCGCGTTCCTCTCGCATCAAAACAAGATATGACACTCGCAATTGAAGAGGCTGAACGAACGTACAGGAACACCCAGGTTTGGCCGACGCATGAGCGGATCACGATTTTAAACCGGGTCGCAAATTATATGAAGGAACATGCTGAGGAATTTGCTCGCCTAATCGCTTCTGAAGGAAGTAAAACCATTAATGAAGCGCGAGGTGAAGTAAAGCGGGCCACACAAACAATTCAAATCAGTGCGGAGGAAGCACGGAGAATGAATGGGGAAACCATCAATTTTGACCAAAATGAAGGAAGTGAAAATCGCGTTGGGTACCAATATCGTTTCCCTGTTGGGGTGATTGGAGCAGTTACACCGTTTAATGACCCGTTGAATCTCGTGGCACACAAAATCGGACCTGCAATTGCCTCGGGTAACGCCATTGTAGTCAAACCGGCCTCCGTTACACCGCTAAGTGCACTGAAATTAGCAGAGGCTTTTGTAGAATCCGGGCTTCCGGAAGGGTTTTTATCTGTCGTTACAGGGTCCGGACGTCAGCTTGGAGATACACTCGTCACACATCCATCTGTAAAAATGATTTCTTTTACCGGCGGACCAAATGCAGGAGAGAAAATCACTCAAAGAGCTGGTGCAAAAAAAATCAGCATGGAGCTTGGTTCCAATTCCCCGGTTATTGTCTTGAAGGATGCTGATCTTCACGATGCCGTCCAGTCTACAGTATCTGGGGCATTTTCAGCGGTTGGCCAAAATTGTATTGGAGTACAGCGGATTTATGTGGAAAGAGAGATCTATTCTACATTTCTGGACACGTTCGTTAATCGAACCGCTGAACTAATAGTTGGAGATAAAATGGATGAACTGACAGATGTCGGCCCAATGATCGAGCAACGTGAAGCTGAGCGTGTGGAAGCATGGGTGAACGAAGCAGTTGCTGACGGGGCTGAAATTGAGGTAGGCGGTAAACGGGAAGGAGTTTATTACTATCCAACTGTATTAACAAATGTCCCCGCGACAGCTAAAATCGCGAAAGAAGAAATTTTCGGTCCTGTTGTGTTGATTCAACCTGTTGAGGATTTGAATCAAGCGATCGAGCAGGCAAACAATGTGGACTACGGTTTGCAAGCGGGTATTTTCACAAGCAACATTCATCATGCTTTTTACACAATAAAACATATGAATGTTGGCGGCGTTATGATTAATGACAGCAGTGATTACCGAATTGACGCTATGCCATTCGGCGGGACCAAAGGCTCTGGAGTTGGTCGTGAAGGGGTTCGTTATGCAATAGAGTCGATGACCGAATCTAAAGTGGTCTGCTTCCGGCTGCAAGAGAATATGCTTTAG
- a CDS encoding homoserine dehydrogenase, with product MVNIAFVGFGGVGQALAEILLQRKESLDDSYGLNAKVVAVADMVKGSVYDPDGLDVEKLLEAVREDGSVENFAGGPRVKRGWSSLDTIAHSNADVIVEVTFTDVNTGEPAITHCRTAFENKKSVITTNKGPVALAYRELAKLARRQEVFFGFEGTVMSGTPALRMPVETLAGNQITEIKGILNGTTNYILTEMEKGYSYQDSLEKAQKLGYAEADPTSDVEGYDARYKAVILANYLMDESLSHAEVECEGISNVTSAQVQEALHDGKKLRLLARVKNEQGKIKASVKPERIDADDPLAGVAGATNAIVYECDLAGPIMLTGAGAGLKETGFSLLIDLIHYQKEKQLAKI from the coding sequence ATGGTAAATATAGCTTTTGTTGGATTCGGTGGCGTCGGGCAGGCCCTTGCTGAAATTTTACTACAGCGAAAAGAAAGCTTGGATGATTCGTACGGACTTAATGCCAAAGTTGTAGCTGTTGCCGATATGGTGAAAGGTTCAGTATATGATCCAGACGGGTTAGATGTGGAGAAATTGCTTGAAGCGGTCCGTGAAGATGGATCGGTTGAGAACTTTGCAGGTGGACCACGGGTAAAAAGAGGATGGAGCAGTTTGGATACGATCGCCCATTCCAACGCAGATGTGATTGTTGAGGTAACCTTTACAGATGTAAATACGGGGGAGCCGGCTATTACCCATTGCCGAACTGCTTTTGAAAATAAAAAGAGTGTAATAACAACGAATAAAGGGCCTGTCGCTTTAGCCTATCGTGAATTAGCTAAATTAGCTAGAAGGCAAGAGGTGTTCTTTGGATTTGAAGGAACGGTAATGAGCGGAACCCCTGCCTTAAGGATGCCTGTTGAAACACTTGCCGGTAATCAAATTACCGAGATAAAAGGGATTCTCAATGGAACAACGAATTATATTTTGACAGAAATGGAAAAAGGCTATTCCTATCAAGATTCGCTAGAGAAAGCACAGAAGCTGGGCTATGCTGAAGCGGACCCTACAAGTGATGTTGAGGGGTACGATGCTCGTTATAAAGCAGTAATTTTAGCCAATTATTTAATGGATGAATCTCTTTCTCACGCGGAAGTTGAGTGTGAAGGGATAAGTAACGTGACGTCTGCACAGGTGCAGGAAGCCCTTCATGATGGAAAGAAATTGCGCTTGCTTGCTCGTGTTAAAAATGAACAAGGGAAAATTAAGGCGAGTGTGAAGCCGGAACGTATTGATGCGGATGACCCGCTTGCGGGAGTAGCAGGAGCCACAAACGCGATCGTCTATGAATGTGACCTTGCCGGCCCAATTATGCTGACTGGAGCAGGTGCAGGCTTGAAAGAAACAGGCTTTTCACTGCTGATTGACTTAATTCATTATCAGAAGGAGAAGCAGCTGGCCAAAATATAA